A window of the Helianthus annuus cultivar XRQ/B chromosome 4, HanXRQr2.0-SUNRISE, whole genome shotgun sequence genome harbors these coding sequences:
- the LOC110935347 gene encoding uncharacterized protein LOC110935347 yields MATASHMSLLLLLALVALTPSTTSAASSNPNLLNLHQLLQLLGFPPGLIPDLVDSFTITPAGLLPPTFDFTVRFKEPCYVKYVYLNYYAPVFTGKITFGKISGMKGHKDQFPTGEWVDMYDVIAVGQKLYFTFATTNVTYDRSLFEEVKTCKNGPLLADHSTNSSLTNSSLSFQSVPNKLVIMDVLRLLNLGSLGIIYSFFKCVV; encoded by the exons ATGGCTACTGCTTCTCATATGtctctcctcctcctccttgCTCTTGTTGCACTCACACCTTCCACCACCTCAGCTGCATCCTCAAACccgaacttattaaacttacacCAACTTCTCCAACTACTTGGATTTCCGCCTGGCCTTATACCTGATCTCGTCGACTCTTTCACTATAACCCCTGCAGGCCTTTTGCCACCCACCTTCGACTTCACCGTCCGCTTTAAGGAACCATGTTACGTAAAATACGTATACCTCAATTACTATGCCCCGGTGTTTACCGGAAAGATCACCTTCGGTAAAATTTCCGGGATGAAAGGCCATAAGGATCAATTCCCGACGGGCGAATGGGTAGATATGTACGACGTCATAGCGGTTGGCCAAAAACTCTACTTCACATTTGCTACTACAAATGTAACATACGATAGATCGCTGTTTGAGGAGGTTAAGACTTGCAAAAACGGTCCTCTTCTTGCTGATCACTCAACGAACTCATCTCTAACAAACTCATCTCTCAG CTTCCAATCAGTGCCGAATAAGTTGGTGATTATGGATGTTTTGAGACTTTTGAATTTGGGAAGTCTGGggataatatatagctttttcaAGTGTGTTGTATGA